In Burkholderia sp. WP9, a genomic segment contains:
- a CDS encoding Kdo hydroxylase family protein translates to MNETQIIEVANADWHGRNLSVPRETLLAGVERGKVLYFPNLRFAIEGGEQALLDPALADPNRKNISLEPNGGALHGVAGDAVTQSAVRALIARYQANARTLVDGLFPEYNGRLRVAPTSLRLHQVETRETSWRKDDSRLHVDAFPSRPNYGERILRVFTNVNPHGAPRVWRVGEPFEDMAKRFLPRIKPQMPGSAWLLNLLHVTKSPRSEYDHLMLNLHDGMKADLEYQKSSPQETMPFPPGSVWVCFSDQTSHAVMSGQFMLEQTFFLPVKAMAQPECAPLGILERLKGRALV, encoded by the coding sequence ATGAACGAAACCCAGATCATCGAAGTAGCGAACGCCGACTGGCACGGACGCAATCTGTCCGTGCCGCGCGAGACGCTGCTCGCCGGCGTCGAACGCGGCAAAGTACTGTATTTCCCGAATCTGCGCTTCGCGATCGAAGGCGGTGAACAGGCGCTGCTCGACCCCGCGCTTGCCGACCCGAACCGCAAGAACATCAGCCTCGAACCGAATGGCGGCGCGTTGCACGGCGTGGCCGGCGACGCCGTTACGCAATCGGCGGTGCGCGCGTTGATCGCGCGTTATCAGGCCAACGCGCGCACGCTGGTCGACGGGCTCTTTCCCGAATACAACGGCAGACTGCGCGTGGCGCCGACCAGCCTGCGGCTGCATCAGGTGGAAACGCGCGAGACCTCATGGCGCAAAGACGACAGCCGTCTGCATGTAGACGCTTTCCCGTCGCGGCCGAATTACGGCGAGCGCATTTTGCGCGTGTTCACCAACGTCAATCCGCATGGTGCGCCGCGCGTGTGGCGAGTCGGCGAACCATTCGAAGACATGGCCAAACGCTTCCTGCCGCGCATCAAACCGCAGATGCCGGGCTCGGCATGGCTGCTGAACCTGCTGCACGTGACCAAATCGCCGCGCAGCGAGTACGACCATCTGATGCTGAATCTGCACGACGGCATGAAAGCCGATCTCGAGTATCAGAAGTCGAGCCCGCAGGAGACCATGCCGTTTCCGCCCGGCAGCGTCTGGGTGTGTTTCTCGGATCAGACTTCACACGCGGTGATGTCCGGCCAGTTCATGCTGGAGCAGACCTTCTTCCTGCCGGTCAAGGCAATGGCGCAGCCCGAATGCGCGCCGCTCGGGATTCTCGAACGCCTCAAGGGCAGGGCGCTGGTTTGA